A DNA window from Arachis duranensis cultivar V14167 chromosome 3, aradu.V14167.gnm2.J7QH, whole genome shotgun sequence contains the following coding sequences:
- the LOC107476911 gene encoding L-ascorbate peroxidase, cytosolic, producing MGKSYPTVSADYQKAVEKAKKKLRGFIAEKRCAPLMLRLAWHSAGTFDVATKSGGPFGTIKHPSELAHGANAGLDIAVRLLEPIKEQFPTLSYADFYQLAGVVAVEITGGPEIPFHPGREDKPEPPPEGRLPDATKGSDHLRDVFGKAMGLSDQDIVALSGGHTLGAAHKERSGFEGPWTSNPLIFDNSYFKELLSGEKEGLLQLPSDKALLSDPVFRPLVEKYAADEDAFFADYAEAHLKLSELGFADA from the exons ATGGGGAAATCTTACCCAACCGTTAGTGCTGATTACCAGAAGGCCGTTGAGAAGGCGAAGAAGAAGCTCAGAGGCTTCATTGCTGAGAAGCGATGTGCTCCTTTGATGCTCCGTTTAGC ATGGCACTCTGCTGGAACTTTTGATGTGGCTACAAAGAGTGGAGGTCCATTTGGGACCATTAAGCATCCATCCGAGCTTGCTCATGGCGCCAACGCTGGACTCGACATAGCTGTGAGGCTTTTGGAGCCGATCAAGGAGCAATTCCCTACGTTGTCCTACGCTGACTTTTACCAG TTGGCCGGTGTAGTTGCTGTTGAGATCACTGGTGGACCTGAAATTCCATTCCACCCTGGAAGAGAG GACAAGCCTGAGCCACCACCCGAGGGTCGCTTGCCCGATGCAACTAAGG GATCCGACCACTTGAGGGACGTGTTTGGCAAGGCTATGGGACTAAGTGATCAGGATATTGTTGCCCTGTCTGGTGGTCACACTCTT GGAGCTGCACACAAGGAGCGTTCTGGCTTTGAAGGTCCTTGGACAAGCAATCCCCTCATCTTTGACAACTCTTACTTCAA GGAGCTTTTGAGTGGTGAGAAGGAAGGACTCCTTCAGTtgccaagtgataaggcactcTTGAGTGACCCTGTATTCCGCCCTCTTGTTGAGAAATATGCTGCG GATGAAGATGCATTCTTTGCTGATTACGCTGAGGCACACCTTAAGCTCTCTGAGCTTGG GTTTGCTGATGCCTAA